A single region of the Oreochromis niloticus isolate F11D_XX linkage group LG19, O_niloticus_UMD_NMBU, whole genome shotgun sequence genome encodes:
- the hivep2b gene encoding transcription factor HIVEP2, whose amino-acid sequence MESLETTAGVKSSTEGQDRNAAQKKCTSEVAQSRRRPPVELEAKGWHQQLEEAQSKDTCGFKEMSDSGKSLQLEDQHPQAQSTSHPDYEVSSYPLQSTKQFSSGRQKASTQPPAPTSHRKSPSSPEVQQQCSNSGMDPLTETVCKVEQKPQKPGKYVCDYCGRACAKPSVLKKHIRSHTGERPYPCVPCGFSFKTKSNLYKHRKSHAHSVKAGTVPFSELGSYNANTDQGSFEGEGELFSDAEQSTDTDEDTLNDPLLLLDSPMEGSDNTAVKVLNLIAQKKGATSMSAQDGSSQPQEINAPSAAAEASRAIQSCTIKQRLALRLSEKRSSDSDHNLSLPSQSSKGSTDSGYFSRSESAEHQTGPPNTNAKSYQEIMFGKCYRPSPKQATAFAACSTDTSEYTGKRSEKGVSRVFTQEKDTVESIKINTKSFTREEVKEPLLDAGSDVGPLIRSNSMPTSSAVCLTMPQALRGSHSFDERTSTGGMRRLRRQAAFELSAQDGHTDTDSHGKISESGISPSGLEMENYPSVVPSMSHQRHAMELATRKRRKEKREEEDLSGQYEGHHEPCEEMFDSSKDYDVKQGALGIMALRKGHSQMDRCDMDISVCPEVSARKNLGNVISVIQHTNSINRPYSEHSESYKYQAMEASESYEMERSDSRLRQSVQLGPKLVRQSNIQVPEIRVTVEPDSPEKAPEVQVKEPEKHVEEFQWPQRSETLAQFPPEKLPPKKKRLRLADIEHSSGESSFESACTSLSRSPSQDSNLSYSSTLSFDREESLKSVSPARQDEFGKPLELLAVPGSGHSLSVLNQRQQHEMRRSSSEQAPCNLRKEFPEVRSISFDYGSLSPTSRVRHVDINSVKERRRGNLVRQESLNMDSEVTQVPSQVFPQYLSSISPSFTAATILPQTLPIFSAGSTFPQLAHPSLMVPVRIQTHVPSYGSITYTSVSQIFENQYDSVSSATSTLQSQSSRISGNLDSHNVSAHTKPPTTHTLNVEALDLSSAKLKTGIPLSLTSRTISTTNASSGGANKRMLSPASSLDLFMEVKQQKRVKEERMFGQIVEELSAVELGKCNLSEEKGHRSGMQGAPTPHAQNDSRRSKFITLQQKEAEATDHGAESVMESSSMDASSPPYAMISVSEVKEAGTEKRVQMDIVAQLVTSQDILMSDSEHSGLLSQFPSLRTTTGVSWCYLNYTTPSCSHSTAPFSSVYATWRVSSHNPNPLEVSTSAALALLQSRQRGDKVIYTMAAMCQPGTGKLVSSLILWRQTMEQLQRKPEPKEVDVTYGKKVKDISCRVKTAKEEWKEREAATTQTVPTRIKIFEGGYKSNEDYVYVRGRGRGKYICEECGIRCKKPSMLKKHIRTHTDVRPYICRVCNFAFKTKGNLTKHMKSKAHMKKCLELGVSVTMDETEIQEHVDDMQQKSKTEVAATTKHQFSDAEDSDGMDEEADEIDEDDDEDDEYEGDSTPKLHSRSTSPQPCGVTSLSVTATAAIHGCSLASLPGVDVNQQPSGRRTSLDHRPVLANDQRAKSVDEDSLTMLSPDHSSFLFDPYSSCLLSPGWESPIREPSPSRLRYPSPRRELSPRGRSSPRWDTSPLRPGSPSFTPIQHPSPVSIERPMSPSIELAGKRESSVRGRQRVVLRAVSPRRGSHQHKGSGDKTRHQAKMEMAQHQGAFEMEMDQRSSLASSLPGAASSHHQNILSHLPLHSQQQAHSLLPVVPVGGLQILHSPPSSSTDVSPSVAPSPQSSEGQCCSSREGSVLSPETEGEDIRGHGQLSCHEAAQEKSLDPEVGDSRQEENVQTCLKAIASLKITTEDPH is encoded by the exons ATGGAGTCACTTGAAACTACTGCAGGGGTAAAAAGCTCCACTGAGGGTCAGGACAGAAATGCTGCACAGAAAAAATGCACATCGGAGGTTGCACAGAGTAGGCGGAGACCACCAGTCGAATTGGAAGCCAAAGGGTGGCACCAACAACTAGAAGAAGCTCAGAGCAAAGATACGTGTGGTTTCAAAGAAATGTCTGACTCAGGGAAATCACTGCAATTAGAAGATCAGCACCCTCAAGCCCAGTCCACAAGCCATCCAGACTATGAGGTATCTTCATACCCACTACAGTCCACAAAGCAGTTTTCTAGTGGCAGACAGAAAGCTTCTACACAGCCCCCAGCACCCACATCTCACAGGAAGTCCCCCAGTTCACCTGAAGTCCAACAACAATGTTCAAATTCAGGGATGGATCCACTTACAGAAACGGTGTGCAAGGTGGAACAGAAACCACAAAAGCCTGGGAAGTATGTTTGCGATTACTGCGGAAGGGCATGTGCCAAACCCAGCGTGCTCAAGAAACATATTCGCTCGCACACAGGGGAACGACCCTACCCGTGTGTTCCCTGTGGGTTCTCCTTCAAAACCAAGAGTAATTTGTACAAACACAGAAAGTCTCATGCTCACTCAGTCAAAGCTGGAACGGTGCCATTCTCAGAACTCGGTTCGTACAATGCCAATACAGACCAAGGGTCTTTTGAAGGGGAAGGAGAGCTGTTCTCTGATGCTGAGCAAAGCACAGACACGGACGAGGACACTCTTAATgacccgctgctgctgctggactcTCCAATGGAGGGATCAGATAACACTGCTGTAAAAGTACTAAATCTCATTGCTCAGAAAAAGGGAGCCACGTCAATGTCAGCTCAGGATGGTTCATCCCAACCCCAAGAAATCAATGCACCTTCTGCTGCTGCCGAGGCTAGTCGTGCAATTCAATCTTGCACAATCAAACAGAGGCTGGCACTCCGGCTGTCTGAAAAAAGAAGCAGTGACTCTGACCACAATCTGTCCCTCCCAAGTCAGTCTAGCAAGGGCAGCACGGACTCCGGGTACTTCTCTCGCTCTGAGAGTGCCGAGCACCAGACCGGCCCTCCGAACACTAACGCAAAGTCCTACCAAGAAATTATGTTTGGAAAGTGTTATCGGCCAAGCCCTAAGCAGGCAACAGCTTTTGCAGCTTGTAGCACAGACACGAGTGAATATACCGGCAAACGGTCAGAGAAAGGCGTCTCCCGTGTTTTCACCCAAGAAAAAGACACAGTTGAATCaatcaaaataaacacaaaatcgTTCACAAGGGAAGAGGTAAAAGAACCCCTATTAGATGCTGGCTCTGATGTGGGGCCTCTGATCAGAAGCAACTCAATGCCAACATCCTCAGCAGTCTGTCTGACTATGCCTCAAGCACTCAGAGGCAGTCACTCGTTTGATGAGAGAACAAGCACCGGCGGCATGAGGAGACTCAGGCGGCAAGCCGCTTTCGAACTATCCGCGCAAGATGGCCATACTGACACTGACAGTCACGGAAAGATTAGTGAGAGTGGCATTTCACCCTCAGGACTGGAAATGGAAAACTACCCTTCTGTGGTGCCTAGTATGAGCCATCAGAGGCATGCGATGGAATTGGCGACGCGCAAGCGTCGGAAGGAAAAAAGGGAAGAGGAGGATTTGTCGGGTCAATACGAAGGCCATCATGAACCGTGCGAGGAGATGTTTGATTCAAGCAAGGACTATGATGTAAAACAAGGCGCACTGGGCATTATGGCTTTACGGAAAGGCCATTCACAGATGGACAGGTGTGACATGGACATATCGGTGTGCCCTGAGGTGTCTGCTCGAAAAAACTTAGGGAATGTAATTTCAGTTATCCAGCACACAAACTCAATAAACAGGCCTTACTCTGAACATTCAGAATCTTACAAATATCAAGCTATGGAGGCGTCTGAATCATATGAGATGGAGCGAAGTGACAGTAGATTAAGGCAGTCGGTTCAATTGGGGCCCAAGCTCGTGCGGCAGTCTAACATACAAGTCCCAGAAATTAGAGTCACAGTAGAGCCTGACAGTCCAGAAAAAGCTCCTGAGGTGCAGGTGAAGGAGCCAGAGAAGCACGTGGAGGAGTTTCAGTGGCCTCAAAGGAGTGAAACTTTAGCACAATTCCCTCCGGAAAAACTCCctccaaagaaaaaaaggctACGCTTAGCTGATATTGAGCACTCCTCTGGTGAATCTAGCTTTGAGTCCGCCTGCACTAGCTTGTCCCGCAGCCCCAGTCAAGACAGCAACTTATCTTACAGCTCCACCTTATCGTTTGACAGGGAAGAGAGCTTGAAGTCAGTCTCTCCAGCCAGGCAGGATGAATTTGGCAAACCATTAGAGTTGTTAGCTGTGCCAGGGAGTGGGCACTCCCTCTCAGTGCTCAACCAGCGTCAACAACATGAAATGAGACGCTCCTCCTCAGAGCAGGCGCCGTGTAACTTGCGCAAGGAGTTCCCAGAGGTGCGCAGCATATCATTTGACTATGGCAGTCTTTCTCCAACATCCAGAGTTAGACACGTGGACATAAACTCTGTGAAAGAGAGAAGGAGGGGAAACTTAGTGCGGCAGGAGTCACTGAATATGGATAGCGAAGTAACACAAGTCCCATCACAAGTGTTTCCACAGTATCTCAGCAGCATCTCCCCTTCATTCACTGCCGCCACTATCCTGCCGCAGACTTTGCCAATATTTTCAGCTGGGAGTACATTTCCTCAGCTTGCACATCCGAGCCTGATGGTTCCCGTAAGAATTCAGACTCATGTTCCATCCTACGGTAGTATCACATACACCTCAGTGTCGCAGATTTTTGAGAATCAGTATGACAGTGTTAGCTCCGCCACGTCCACCCTTCAGAGTCAGAGTTCAAGAATTTCTGGGAATCTCGATTCTCATAACGTATCGGCTCATACAAAACCACCTACAACACACACCCTCAATGTTGAGGCCCTTGATTTGTCATCAGCCAAGCTCAAGACAGGCATCCCTCTCTCTCTGACCTCCAGAACTATCTCAACCACTAATGCCTCCAGTGGTGGCGCAAACAAACGGATGCTATCCCCTGCCAGCAGCCTGGACCTATTCATGGAGGTCAAGCAGCAAAAGCGTGTGAAAGAGGAGAGGATGTTTGGGCAGATTGTAGAGGAGCTGAGTGCAGTGGAGTTGGGAAAATGTAATTTGAGTGAAGAGAAGGGGCATAGGTCAGGGATGCAGGGTGCACCAACACCTCATGCTCAGAATGACTCACGCAGGAGTAAATTTATCACACTTCAGCAAAAAGAGGCTGAGGCCACGGACCACGGCGCAGAGTCAGTTATGGAAAGCAGCTCCATGGATGCAAGCTCGCCTCCTTACGCCATGATATCAGTCAGTGAAGTGAAAGAAGCTGGCACGGAGAAACGAGTGCAGATGGATATAGTGGCACAGCTGGTAACCAGTCAAGACATCCTGATGTCAGACTCTGAGCATTCAGGACTGTTATCTCAGTTTCCAAGTCTTCGCACGACGACAGGTGTGAGCTGGTGTTATCTCAATTACACCACGCCGAGCTGCTCTCACAGCACCGCCCCTTTCTCATCTGTGTACGCCACCTGGCGTGTGAGTTCCCATAACCCGAACCCTCTTGAAGTGAGCACCAGCGCTGCTCTGGCTTTGCTGCAGTCCAGACAGAGGGGAGACAAGGTTATATACACCATGGCTGCCATGTGCCAGCCTGGTACAGGGAAACTGGTCTCATCACTCATCCTGTGGAGGCAGACCATGGAACAG CTGCAGAGGAAACCGGAGCCCAAAGAGGTGGACGTCACCTACGGGAAGAAGGTGAAAGACATCAGCTGCAGAGTGAAAACTGCCAAAGAAGAGTGGAAAGAGAGGGAGGCTGCCACAACCCAGACTGTGCCAACACGAATTAAGATCTTTGAAGGAGG GTACAAATCCAATGAAGACTATGTATATGTTAGAGGTCGAGGCCGGGGTAAATACATATGTGAGGAGTGTGGTATACGTTGTAAGAAGCCAAGCATGCTGAAAAAACATATCAGGACCCATACGGACGTGCGGCCGTATATCTGCAGGGTTTGcaactttgcttttaaaactaaag GAAACCTAACTAAACACATGAAGTCAAAAGCGCACATGAAGAAGTGTCTTGAACTGGGAGTTTCAGTGACGATGGATGAGACAGAGATACAGGAACATG TGGACGACATGCAACAAAAGTCCAAGACAGAGGTGGCTGCGACGACCAAACATCAGTTCTCAGACGCCGAGGACTCCGACGGCATGGATGAAGAAGCTGATGAAATTGATGAAGATGACGATGAGGACGATGAATACGAGGGTGATTCCACTCCGAAGTTACATTCAAGAAGCACGAGTCCTCAGCCGTGTGGAGTTACCTCTCTGTCAGTTACAGCCACTGCTGCCATCCACGGCTGCTCCCTCGCATCTCTGCCCGGAGTCGATGTCAATCAGCAACCCTCCGGTAGACGTACGAGCTTGGATCATCGTCCTGTTCTTGCAAACGACCAGAGAGCGAAATCCGTGGATGAAGACTCTCTGACCATGCTGTCTCCAGATCACAGCAGCTTCCTTTTTGACCCTTATTCATCTTGTCTACTCTCTCCTGGCTGGGAGTCTCCCATCAGGGAGCCCTCCCCTTCACGTCTACGTTACCCGTCCCCAAGGAGGGAGCTTTCGCCACGTGGTCGCTCCTCTCCCAGATGGGATACCTCTCCACTGAGGCCCGGTTCACCTAGCTTCACACCCATCCAACATCCCTCCCCGGTCTCAATTGAACGACCCATGTCTCCCAGTATAGAGCTTGCTGGAAAGCGGGAATCCTCAGTCAGAGGCAGGCAGAGGGTTGTGTTAAGAGCCGTTTCACCACGCAGAGGTTCACACCAACATAAAGGCAGCGGTGACAAAACCAGACACCAAGCAAAGATGGAGATGGCTCAGCACCAAGGAGCCTTTGAAATGGAAATG GATCAAAGGAGCAGCTTGGCTTCCAGTCTGCCTGGTGCTGCCAGTTCTCATCATCAGAACATCCTTAGCCACCTCCCTCTTCACTCCCAGCAGCAGGCCCACAGTTTGCTCCCCGTTGTTCCTGTTGGCGGGCTCCAGATATTACACTCCCCGCCTTCCTCCAGCACTGATGTCAGCCCCTCTGTGGCGCCAAGCCCCCAAAGCAGCGAAGGCCAATgttgcagcagcagggagggatCTGTCCTCAGTCCTGAGACAGAAGGAGAGGACATCAGAGGCCACGGCCAGCTGTCCTGCCACGAGGCCGCTCAGGAGAAAAGCCTCGACCCTGAAGTCGGAGACAGCAGACAAGAGGAGAATGTACAGACCTGCTTGAAAGCCATCGCCTCGCTGAAGATTACCACAGAAGACCCTCATTAG